The window ACAATGGTTTCTCTTGGGATTctataatttgaaatatttaaattggTTTGGATACTTTGTCTGCCGGTGTTATTAATTCTAGTATTTTCATGTAAATTACTATTTCTACCTCTCCTTTGgttattattgttattactGCTCGATCTTATAATTTCCGAACTGCTCCTACTTCTAGAGGTGccaaaaattgaattagaGGCTGAATCTTCGTGAAAAGCATATCTAGTCAAATCAACATATTCCGAAGAAAATGCTGaagatatattaatagCACCCTCGAGCATTTCTAATATACTAGTTCCTGTGGCTGATCTTTCACTCCTTGAATTATCTCTTCTGGAGACTCCACTTCGAGTGCGTCTATCAGTCCTTGTTCTTCTACTTCTGCTGGATCTACTTGTCCTACTTGATTGTGCATTTGAATTAGTTCTGCCTCTATTTCTATTTGGACTGCTCCCTTCACTCGACTCAGcttcttcaaatattacatTCAAATTTGACCTGCCTCTTCTCCGATTACTATTTCTATTAGAAGTTAATATCCTTCTTCTTTCTGAGAGAGCAATGTTATCATTCAATGATGATGTTGAAGAGTCGCTATCTACTGAAACTACTCGAATTGTAGTTGTACTTATTGACAAATTTCTTGTTGTTAGGTTTGGCTCGGTATTATGACTTGATGGCCTTCTCTCTCTATTGGATCTTAAAGAACTATTACTCCTTGTAGATCTTGTGTTTGTACCTGATGATCTGGTTGAACGACCAGTTCTAGAAGATCTTGTTGTCATTCTATGTTCAAAATTAACTTCTGAGCCTAAATCTAAAACGAAATCGTGGTCATCATCTACAATAAAATCTGTATCTAGGTTGCTGTTATTTGCTCTGCTTGTATTGTTTCTTCTATTGTTTGTTCTCCTTCTTCTACCTCTTATGCACCTTGGACAAAACCACTCTCCACTTGGAACACTATCTAAAGGGGGATCCAAACAATATGTATGGTAACCCCTATCACACCTGTCACAAAGCAATAATACTTCTTCATGATCATTTAATCTGCAAACTTCACATGCAAAATCAGCAAATGGATCTTCGTCCATTTCGTTACagttcaatttcttcatttctaCAGGAATAACCATTACTGGTATAGACAATTCACCTGGAATAACATTAAAAGCATTAATGTGATCAAATTCTCTTTTACATAAGGGGCACTGAGTAGCAACATCAGACCATTGCTTAATACAGACAAAACAGAAAATGTGTTTGCATACACTCAATCCTCCTATTAATAACTcttcctttttttctttgcaGAGAGTTTCATTAGCAGTTTCTACATTTAAAAGAGAACAAGTATTATCTTCAAGCTTTTTTCCATAATTCAAGGCTTTAATATCATTGTTATTTGATTCACCAGTACTTTCTTGCTCCTCTCCTTTATTTTTACAATTCAATAAATCTTGAAGGGTCATTAAGCATATTGCACACTCAATGGTATTGGCTTctgataaattattttctatagGAGTTTCAGACTTAGTTTGATTAATACTTTCTTTATCATCTATATTTATACTTGCTCTTTTTGAACTTAAACCTTTTGGGGTTTCTAAGCCATAATTTTCACTCCTTAAGGCACTATTTTGCCTACAGTTGTATACAACTCTTCTTAAAGAAGAGTGAGTCTTTCCAGAAATGTTTTCAGGGGACATTAAAATAGATTGactaatatttatattttcattctGGTTCTCAACACCATGTATACTATTCCTTTCAATGTCTTCATTGTTAACAtcatattcaaaaagaCTTTCTATTTCATTTGAATTCAGTAAAACATCGTCAATCACATCAAAGTCATCCATCATTAGCATATAAACAATCTTACTTATTCTTAATCCTTCAGTCCGAGtaataacaaaattatCTTACACATCTACATGCAGCccataaaataaataaatacttcaaccttttcaaattaatttatatactGCTATAGCTAAACCACTTTGTAATTCTAAACAACACACCCACACTAATTAACTCATAAGAATGGTTGATTTTTCCTCGTCTTATCTTTAATGTTTTTGAGATTTATTTACTTTGAAATTTgtttagttttttttttctttcccATGTTGAGGATGCTAAAGCAttttcccgccaaaactTGGCTTACTGAATTTGTAAATGTcaaaaaattggaattgACAAAAGGATCAGACAAATTCAGATTTAGTcgaatttttaatttttaggGACTAAAATATCAGAAAACCTgttataatttttgattagACGTATCTATTAGTTTAGATTGAAGTTAATGTTTCAAATACTATTTAAAAGGAACTggtaattaattaataaatattaaaattcgtaataaaaaaatggaCTCAGACTCTCAGGAAAGTAAGCCAAGCAGAAGAAAGGTTCTTCAGAGGCAAAATCAGGAAGTTAAGGCTTTAAAAGAGCAATGGAAGAAAGCCCTTGCTAGCTGTAATAAAAAGGGATCTAAAAAGGAGCTTGATAAAGAATATCAATCAAAGATGGAGGCACTACAACTATCTCATAAGATGGAACTAATGAAACTTTCTGGTGAAGGcaatttagaaaatgaagaagacTCTGTGGAGCAATCttctgaaaataatagGAATATTGATGACTCCAATACAAATAAACTCAGTTTAGTGGAAAAACTTCAAACTATGGATGAAGTACCATCATTATATTCCAATGCAACCTTTCAAGTGACTAAGAGTGAAAAGcgaaaaaagaaaaggcAAAAAGAACTTGAACAGAAGTATATGAAAAGTCTGGAAGAATGCGCACTAAACAGTAAGTTTATTTGAAAAGCATTTATCTAAACAATTTTCAATACTTATTTCTATTACTTCCAATGAAAAATAGATGATAGAAAAGGCGAAATTGAACTTGaagtaataaataaaaagctTAAGGAAAATAATctgaaaatttttaatattagtgCAGATGGAAACTGTCTTTTTGGGTAAGTTTATGACTTCCTTATCctataatttaatatacaCTATTTTAGCTCTATTAAACACCAActagaaataaaaaaaaaaggattaTACTCAATTAAAGAACTGAGATGCATTGCAGTTGACTatattgaatcaaataGAAAGACTATGGAACCTTTTGTTCTAGCCTCAGTTGAGAATACAGATATAACATTTGAAGAATACTGCGATAATATAAGAAATACCAATGAATGGGGAGGTGAGGTTGAATTAGTTGCTCTTTCTAACTCTCTGGAAGTTCCAATTACAGTTATTAGAGCATTAAATCACAGAAATGAATCATATGGTGAGCAATTCTATGAAGAatatgaagatgatgaagaaaatagcgttaaagaaaatacttTATATATAGTTTACCATATTCATCTTTTCGCAAATGGACCCCACTATAACTCAACTATTAGTATTTAATTTAAGATTAGCTTTCAATGCCTtgttataatttttttcatttattttgcatgcatttttCTCTACCACTGCTTTCCCCCCCAAATTGATTCTTTATTCATCTTTCTTATGAAATgtatcaaaaaaaaaatttgcatCAGGCATTATTAAGTAATCAAAATCTATATGTTAACAAGTGAAGAAATTTAtctaatttaatattctctATTTCCtttcatattatttctaatatttttaattgcaCTAATTTGTTTCAAAAGCCTTTAAAGTAATTTCTGATTATTAGtttcccgccaaaactataatatttgcattttcaaaagctattaaaataatcaatGATATCTCAtcaattcaaattcaaaatttacaCTACATTTACATTTTGATAACACATTTTTGAGTTATTGAGAAGttgaattatattctaTGTCTATGATAGAATGAAACAAAGTTGTAATTGTTTTTATgaatattctttcttttcatgGATTAATGACTATATTAAAGGCACTAAGGGGTATAAGGCAATACtagaaagaaataataatatctttgaACCAAGCTTCTCATTATCATTCTCAAAAAACTCTGATTTAAATGAAGTTGTTTCGgattttcagaaaaatttactatttcaatataaatacagattagatgaaaatgaaaaaagcTTCAATATCGGCCAAGGGCTTATAAAAACATTTTGGAatgaattcattttttgtttgGCTCTCAAAGCATTAATGGTAGTTTTGACAACCTACCTAAACATTACCTTGAAAAGTTTTATGGAAGTAGTTAATCCATCGAGCAAACTAATACAATGTTTGATTTTAATTGGTTTACAAACTTTTAAGATATTTCTAGACTCTCATACCAACTTTTTAATAGCAAAAATGtcattaaatattcaaacaTTTATAATTAGAGCTGCATTTGAAGATCTATCTAGAACTAATTTTACTCGTACTTTGACCAAGCGAACacaaaatgaattaaaaaatacaCCAAACATTCACAACTTAATATTTGGtgatttaaattctttggAATCTTTGATGCAAGCATTTATTGAGCTTATTATATCACCAATTAAAATTATCGGGGTTTGGGTATTGCTTCAAAGGAATATGGGTTTTTCTGCAAATTTATCAGTATTGGCctatataatattatactTGATAAGTCTAACTCTACAAGTAGTTGGCTCATTATACAAAATAAAGTTTATGAAATTCAGAGATGTAAGAATTCTTAAATGCCATGAATATCTTTCTTCTTTACCAATCATCCGCAATCTCTTTTGGGAAGAAGTTGTGTACGAAGATTTAATGTCTGTAAGGAAATTGGAGGTAAAGGCTAACCTAACTAGGtttctatatttaatgGCAGGGACCTTTTTGGAGTATAATGCTCTTTCCATAgcaaaatatattttatttttttcatttatttacAAATCTTATACTCAATTCTCAAATTCTATTTCTTTTGGAGCTACAGTTACTTCAAGAATTGCTACCCTGCATGCACTAAATATGCTTACAAGTCCAACTAGGAATATTGCTTCAAGTATTGTAGAAGGGATTATATctttcaaaagaattattgatttttttgaaagaaattctTATAGcctattaattaatgaaagtaCTGGGAAAAATCAGattaattcaattgaaAGGAAGAAATGCTGTAATAGAAAggatttgaaaaaattcGATCAAGATGAATCGGTgctattaaattttgaatattctaGACCACTTGAATTCGAGgattttgagaaaaaataCTTAATTAATATGTCAAATTTCAACCACTCAATGATAAAatccaatattaaaaactttaaactaaaaaataatgaattatataTACTTTCAGGTAAATCAGGTTCAGGTAAAACACTCTTAATCAATCAAATCTTAGATCAAATTTATACAATGGAAGGCCAATAcgttaatatttttcattcttCTCAGAATTTTTGGTTTCCAAAAGGTACAATTCGA is drawn from Cryptosporidium parvum Iowa II chromosome 4, whole genome shotgun sequence and contains these coding sequences:
- a CDS encoding 2x PHD domain containing protein, translating into MLMMDDFDVIDDVLLNSNEIESLFEYDVNNEDIERNSIHGVENQNENINISQSILMSPENISGKTHSSLRRVVYNCRQNSALRSENYGLETPKGLSSKRASINIDDKESINQTKSETPIENNLSEANTIECAICLMTLQDLLNCKNKGEEQESTGESNNNDIKALNYGKKLEDNTCSLLNVETANETLCKEKKEELLIGGLSVCKHIFCFVCIKQWSDVATQCPLCKREFDHINAFNVIPGELSIPVMVIPVEMKKLNCNEMDEDPFADFACEVCRLNDHEEVLLLCDRCDRGYHTYCLDPPLDSVPSGEWFCPRCIRGRRRRTNNRRNNTSRANNSNLDTDFIVDDDHDFVLDLGSEVNFEHRMTTRSSRTGRSTRSSGTNTRSTRSNSSLRSNRERRPSSHNTEPNLTTRNLSISTTTIRVVSVDSDSSTSSLNDNIALSERRRILTSNRNSNRRRGRSNLNVIFEEAESSEGSSPNRNRGRTNSNAQSSRTSRSSRSRRTRTDRRTRSGVSRRDNSRSERSATGTSILEMLEGAINISSAFSSEYVDLTRYAFHEDSASNSIFGTSRSRSSSEIIRSSSNNNNNQRRGRNSNLHENTRINNTGRQSIQTNLNISNYRIPRETIVQRNNLDHNNSMSSVFSGPQYSQSSDDENSIIEILENEEQSLPNNELSSNINNNNSQNVNYKGNIDYNNSVNLIKETDLVIQSSPLFDSDENAPDSNLPKNSQSVPNTGKLHIYGDAKNATNIESGQNLYSSSSANGAGFNSSSDLTSKIGFVSGNSNNSRSSSSILINRKDSQESQNKNESNKSNGPIISLRAYYPERFASSKPKYIPGNDSFKFRDESKLLKDSSSSSSSSSSSSSSSSLANIITLVRNQISTPTQVCSTDSNGAKKIHILGKENENSCEEGSVNRRSQELETDKNVGQKKVKRL
- a CDS encoding OTU like cysteine protease — translated: FNIHYFSSIKHQLEIKKKGLYSIKELRCIAVDYIESNRKTMEPFVLASVENTDITFEEYCDNIRNTNEWGGEVELVALSNSLEVPITVIRALNHRNESYGEQFYEEYEDDEENSVKENTLYIVYHIHLFANGPHYNSTISI